A DNA window from Camelina sativa cultivar DH55 chromosome 17, Cs, whole genome shotgun sequence contains the following coding sequences:
- the LOC104759077 gene encoding receptor-like protein 12, whose translation MRYMVASNNEFTGDIPRSLCNPRNLSFLDLSNNNFSGSVPRCLTSKSLTVLNLRDNNLERLPDIFYRSNSLKTLDVGHNHISGKLTRSLLNCTNLEVLNVESNRITDTFPFWLKALPNLQVIILRTNRFYGPISSPPNPLLFPKLHIIDISRNSFTGSLPPDYFVNWNASLVNIPQDHQRQPEYMGDSYSLGFQPSMYVANKGLHIKLEKILRTFGAIDFSGNRLEGQIPESIGLLKSLIVVDLSNNSFTGYIPSSLGKLINLESLDLSRNQLSGRIPQELATLTFLEYINISHNRLTGHIPQSTQIGGQSKSSFEGNVDLCGLPLHKDCFGERVPPTKTLTQHSEPRKQVLNWKAAAIGYAPGVLFGVAIGQMISLYKPVLFFKLFRL comes from the coding sequence ATGAGGTACATGGTTGCATCAAATAATGAATTCACTGGAGATATTCCTCGTTCGTTGTGCAATCCAAGGAACCTGTCATTCCTTGATTTATCAAACAACAATTTCAGTGGTTCAGTTCCAAGATGCTTGACCAGTAAGTCACTAACAGTGTTGAATCTCCGTGACAACAACCTTGAAAGACTTCCAGACATATTCTACAGAAGCAACTCGCTAAAGACACTTGATGTTGGCCATAATCATATAAGTGGAAAGCTTACAAGATCTCTTCTAAATTGCACTAACCTCGAGGTTCTAAATGTGGAGAGCAATAGAATCACAGATACTTTTCCGTTTTGGCTGAAGGCTCTACCGAATCTGCAAGTCATTATCTTACGAACAAACAGATTCTATGGTCCTATATCTTCTCCACCAAATCCTCTATTGTTTCCAAAGCTGCACATAATTGACATATCGCGTAACAGTTTTACCGGAAGTCTACCACCGGACTACTTTGTGAACTGGAATGCATCCTTGGTGAACATCCCTCAAGATCATCAACGGCAACCAGAGTACATGGGAGATTCTTACTCACTTGGGTTTCAACCATCCATGTATGTGGCTAACAAAGGACTCCACATAAAGCTGGAGAAAATCTTAAGAACTTTCGGAGCCATTGATTTCTCTGGAAACAGACTTGAAGGACAGATTCCTGAATCAATAGGTCTCTTGAAGTCTCTCATTGTAGTTGACTTATCCAACAACAGTTTCACAGGTTATATCCCATCGTCTTTGGGGAAGCTCATCAACCTTGAGTCACTAGACCTATCGCGAAACCAACTCTCAGGGAGAATACCTCAAGAGCTAGCAACCCTCACGTTCTTGGAATACATTAACATATCTCATAACAGACTCACAGGCCATATACCACAGAGTACACAGATTGGAGGGCAAAGTAAATCTTCCTTTGAAGGGAACGTTGATCTTTGTGGTCTTCCTCTTCATAAAGATTGCTTCGGAGAAAGAGTACCACCAACAAAAACACTGACGCAACACTCAGAGCCGCGGAAACAAGTGTTGAACTGGAAAGCAGCAGCAATAGGGTATGCCCCCGGAGTCTTGTTTGGGGTAGCGATCGGACAAATGATATCTTTGTACAAACCAGTGTTGTTCTTTAAGTTGTTTCGCCTTTGA
- the LOC104754649 gene encoding uncharacterized protein LOC104754649 — protein sequence MSFLAAGRLAGKEAAYFFQESKHAVNRIAEKSPSNGKKLPSFPADPPEIQPDVLPEILRHSLPSRIYGPPPDPSSLSQFSKWALESDPNAAVSISPDVLNPLRGYVSLPQVTFGRRRWELPESENSFLASTANELRRDRYGTPVNPEKLKAAGEGLQHIGKAFAAATIIIFGSATLVFGTAASKLDMRNADDIRLKGRDLFQPKLESVKEQVEPLRTWAGNMSKKWHIENDGGSTMKEKPILKELSKILGPKS from the exons ATGAGTTTTCTTGCAGCAGGGAGACTCGCGGGAAAAGAAGCTGCCTACTTTTTCCAGGAATCCAAACACGCCGTTAATCGCATCGCCGAGAAATCTCCGTCCAACGGCAAAAAGCTTCCATCTTTTCCGGCGGATCCACCGGAAATTCAGCCTGACGTCCTTCCGGAGATTCTACGCCATTCTCTTCCTTCTAGAATCTATGGCCCTCCTCCTGATCCTTCGTCTCTCTCCCAATTCTCCAAATGGGCTCTTGAATCAGACCCAAACGCAGCCGTTTCTATTTCCCCTGACGTCTTGAATCCTCTCAGAGGTTATGTGTCTCTGCCTCAGGTCACATTCGGACGCAGAAG ATGGGAGTTGCCGGAATCTGAGAATTCGTTTTTGGCGTCAACAGCTAATGAATTGAGGAGAGACAGATATGGCACTCCTGTAAATCCTGAAAAATTGAAAGCTGCTGGTGAAGGACTTCAACACA TAGGAAAAGCATTTGCAGCCGCTACTATTATCATCTTTGGCTCAGCCACTTTGGTCTTTGGAACGGCAGCCTCGAAACTAGACATGCGCAAT gcGGATGACATAAGATTGAAAGGCAGAGATCTTTTTCAGCCAAAACTGGAGTCTGTGAAGGAACAAGTAGAGCCCCTAAGAACTTGG GCGGGTAACATGTCGAAGAAGTGGCATATTGAGAATGACGGTGGTAGCACTATGAAGGAGAAACCAATCTTGAAGGAGCTTTCGAAAATTCTGGGACCCAAATCTTAA
- the LOC109130103 gene encoding CLAVATA3/ESR (CLE)-related protein 20-like, which produces MMNPTRRIRCLIVFIFLVVLSKASRIHVDERRSFSSKPSGQDRVFIPSKPTLPVVDAGEILPEKRKVKTGSNPLHNKR; this is translated from the coding sequence atGATGAATCCGACTCGTCGTATTCGTTGTCTCATTGTTTTTATCTTCCTCGTTGTTCTATCTAAAGCTTCAAGAATCCACGTCGACGAGAGACGAAGCTTCTCATCTAAACCATCTGGTCAAGACAGAGTCTTTATCCCTTCTAAACCTACTTTACCGGTCGTTGACGCCGGAGAAATCCTACCGGAGAAAAGGAAGGTAAAGACGGGATCAAACCCTTTGCACAACAAGCGATGA
- the LOC104754650 gene encoding uncharacterized protein LOC104754650 isoform X2: protein MARHAAALKIGLALLGLSMAGYILGPPLYWHLTEALAAVSTSSCPSCPCDCPPYPAITIPKELSNTSFADCAKHDPEVNEDTEKNYAELLTEELKMREAESLEKHKRADMGLLEAKKVTSSYQKDADKCNSGMETCEEAREKAELALSEQKKLTSKWEERARQKGWREGATKSNVKTKSNVQVA, encoded by the exons ATGGCGAGACACGCGGCGGCGTTGAAGATCGGGTTAGCTTTGCTGGGACTGAGCATGGCTGGTTACATACTTGGTCCGCCTCTCTACTGGCATCTCACTGAAGCTTTGGCCGCCGTTTCAACCTCCTCTTGCCCTTCCTGCCCCTGTGATTGCCCTCCTTATCCCGCTATTACAATTcccaaag AACTCAGTAATACTTCTTTTGCCG atTGTGCAAAGCACGATCCAGAGGTGAACGAAGACACTGAGAAGAACTATGCTGAACTTCTAACCGAGGAACTGAAGATGCGTGAAGCAGAGTCTTTAGAGAAACACAAACGAGCAGACATGGGACTATTGGAGGCCAAGAAGGTAACATCTTCGTACCAAAAGGATGCAGATAAGTGCAACTCCGGTATGGAAACATGCGAAGAAGCTCGGGAAAAGGCGGAGTTAGCACTCTCCGAGCAGAAAAAGCTAACATCCAAGTGGGAAGAGAGAGCTCGTCAAAAAGGATGGAGAGAAGGAGCCACCAAGTCAAATGTCAAAACCAAAAGCAATGTTCAGGTTGCTTAG
- the LOC104754650 gene encoding uncharacterized protein LOC104754650 isoform X1, with protein sequence MARHAAALKIGLALLGLSMAGYILGPPLYWHLTEALAAVSTSSCPSCPCDCPPYPAITIPKELSNTSFAGELLVMDCAKHDPEVNEDTEKNYAELLTEELKMREAESLEKHKRADMGLLEAKKVTSSYQKDADKCNSGMETCEEAREKAELALSEQKKLTSKWEERARQKGWREGATKSNVKTKSNVQVA encoded by the exons ATGGCGAGACACGCGGCGGCGTTGAAGATCGGGTTAGCTTTGCTGGGACTGAGCATGGCTGGTTACATACTTGGTCCGCCTCTCTACTGGCATCTCACTGAAGCTTTGGCCGCCGTTTCAACCTCCTCTTGCCCTTCCTGCCCCTGTGATTGCCCTCCTTATCCCGCTATTACAATTcccaaag AACTCAGTAATACTTCTTTTGCCGGTGAGTTACTTGTGATGG atTGTGCAAAGCACGATCCAGAGGTGAACGAAGACACTGAGAAGAACTATGCTGAACTTCTAACCGAGGAACTGAAGATGCGTGAAGCAGAGTCTTTAGAGAAACACAAACGAGCAGACATGGGACTATTGGAGGCCAAGAAGGTAACATCTTCGTACCAAAAGGATGCAGATAAGTGCAACTCCGGTATGGAAACATGCGAAGAAGCTCGGGAAAAGGCGGAGTTAGCACTCTCCGAGCAGAAAAAGCTAACATCCAAGTGGGAAGAGAGAGCTCGTCAAAAAGGATGGAGAGAAGGAGCCACCAAGTCAAATGTCAAAACCAAAAGCAATGTTCAGGTTGCTTAG
- the LOC104754653 gene encoding uncharacterized protein LOC104754653: protein MPMEISVDLINQLKVSLRKGAKLSTFDPVGDNSDPSLSTLPTSAEAIAELDASAPYLRCRNCKGKLLRGIESLICVFCGNQQRTSDNPPDPIKFTSTSAYKWFLSSLHLDGSEMVEPLKETNGSSRGAKAPVVKGIAVSKFLDLEIQWSATEDKSIKSGPHGDGQLVLNRNPLNLGGISLDDILVEGRGHLSKVESAESKTVDDDDDDFKDPRSLSLFESVKSPGVVKRKDVDVSSEEHENLSLFARHDAQENVTLAAQGNFGFFEEKDVPNSFNDDENLSLFGGKDTERTSSSKKDESFGFFEGQDAQRSSYSKEGENLGLFEGKDAQSSSKDDESFGLFQGKDAQRNSSSKDDESFGLFEGKDAQRNSSSIDDESFGLFEGASSKSFDDKIVASSSDWDSDFQSAGHNPSQKKICGDPFVNSPVDLAAHMDSVFGSGKELLYATPADSSTAYVSKAGDWLQDDLFGNVTGEHQNNDSAVNDKNEGQVVGGNESSSMDIDWIGDDLWQTNEEKSIEKTATYVNDDDDDWSDFASSANSKTPNKPLSQTMESSQEEIFYGQAQVKNGVKEQNVEEKQNTGTSVMSDIGKGLEDDLFGTWDSFTSPTIPQASMQPPTNHANLSGEKNPEMSLFGANNNHRDQQHEDVGFFKGKEVQNNVSSEEHENLSLFARRDAKENVSLAAQGNLGFFEEKDVPNSFKEDEDLSLFGGKDIQRTSSSKEDESFGFFEGKDAQRTSSSKEDESFGFFEGKDAQRTSSSKEDESFGFFDGKDAQRSSHSKEGENLGFFEGKYAHKTSSSKDDESFGLFEGKDAQRNSCSEEDENFGLFEGATSSNADIKSFDDKIVASSSDWESDFQSADRNPSQKKIGGDHFVSSPVDLAAHMDSVFGSGKDLLYAKPADSSTAYVYKAGDWLQNDLFGNVTGENQHNDSAVHDKNEGQVVGGNGSSSMDMDIDWIGDDLWQTSEKKSIEKTPTYVKDDEDDWSDFASSANSKTPPEMNLFGANNNRRDLDFDSITRSDLFSESIGGKTD, encoded by the exons ATGCCGATGGAGATCTCAGTAGATCTGATAAACCAACTCAAGGTCTCCCTTCGAAAAGGTGCCAAGCTCTCCACCTTCGATCCCGTCGGCGATAACTCAGACCCATCTCTCTCCACCCTTCCCACATCCGCGGAGGCAATTGCAGAACTAGATGCTTCGGCTCCGTACCTCCGTTGCCGGAACTGCAAAGGAAAGCTTCTGCGTGGAATCGAGTCTCTGATCTGCGTTTTCTGCGGCAATCAACAACGTACCAGCGATAATCCTCCTGATCCCATCAAGTTCACTTCCACTTCTGCTTACAAATGGTTTCTCAGCTCTCTTCATCTCGATGgatcg GAGATGGTAGAGCCGTTAAAGGAAACGAATGGATCAAGCAGAGGAGCTAAGGCACCTGTGGTTAAAGGAATTGCTGTTTCTAAGTTTCTTGATTTGGAAATACAATGGTCTGCAACAGAGGATAAGTCTATAAAGAGTGGACCTCATGGTGATGGACAATTAGTGCTGAATAGAAATCCCCTGAATTTGGGAGGAATTAGTCTTGATGATATTCTCGTTGAGGGAAGAGGACATCTTTCAAAAGTGGAATCAGCAGAGAGCAAAAccgtggatgatgatgatgatgattttaagGATCCACGTAGTCTTAGCTTATTCGAGAGTGTCAAGAGTCCGGGAGTTGTTAAGCGAAAAGATGTTGATGTTTCTTCTGAGGAACATGAGAATCTTAGTTTGTTTGCGCGACACGATGCTCAGGAGAATGTTACTTTAGCAGCTCAGGGAAATTTTGGGTTCTTTGAGGAAAAAGATGTTCCGAACTCTTTTAACGATGATGAGAACCTTAGTCTGTTTGGGGGAAAAGATACTGAGAGAACTAGTTCTTCTAAGAAGGATGagagttttggtttctttgaggGTCAGGATGCTCAGAGAAGTAGTTATTCTAAAGAAGGTGAAAATCTTGGTTTGTTTGAGGGAAAAGATGCTCAGAGTTCTTCTAAAGATGATGAGAGTTTTGGATTGTTTCAAGGTAAAGATGCTCAGAGAAATAGTTCTTCTAAAGATGATGAGagttttggattgtttgaagGTAAAGATGCTCAGAGAAATAGTTCTTCTATAGATGATGAGAGTTTTGGATTGTTTGAGGGTGCATCATCAAAGTCCTTTGATGACAAGATTGTTGCCTCGTCTTCTGATTGGGATTCTGACTTTCAATCTGCTGGTCATAATCCTTCTCAGAAAAAGATTTGTGGTGACCCGTTTGTAAATTCTCCGGTTGATTTGGCTGCTCATATGGACTCTGTCTTTGGTTCCGGAAAAGAGTTACTCTATGCAACACCGGCAGATTCTTCGACTGCTTATGTTTCCAAAGCTGGTGATTGGTTGCAAGATGATTTATTTGGTAATGTCACTGGTGAGCACCAAAATAACGACTCAGCTGTCAATGATAAGAATGAGGGACAGGTTGTGGGCGGCAATGAAAGTTCATCCATGGATATTGATTGGATTGGAGATGATCTATGGCAAACCAATGAAGAGAAATCCATTGAGAAGACCGCTACATATGTcaatgatgatgacgatgactGGAGTGATTTTGCAAGCTCGGCTAATTCCAAGACTCCTAATAAACCACTTTCTCAGACCATGGAAAGTTCCCAAGAAGAGATTTTTTATGGACAGGCGCAAGTCAAGAACGGTGTTAAAGAACAGAACGTAGAGGAGAAGCAGAATACTGGTACAAGCGTGATGTCTGACATAGGCAAAGGACTAGAAGATGATCTCTTTGGAACTTGGGATAGTTTCACATCACCAACCATTCCGCAGGCGTCTATGCAGCCTCCCACCAATCATGCGAATCTATCTGGTGAAAAGAATCCGGAAATGAGCTTGTTTGGGGCAAATAACAATCACAGAGACCAGCAGCACGAAGATGTCGGTTTTTTTAAGGGGAAAGAAGTCCAGAATAATGTTTCTTCTGAGGAACATGAGAATCTTAGTTTGTTTGCGCGACGAGATGCTAAGGAAAATGTTTCTTTAGCAGCTCAGGGAAACCTCGGGTTCTTTGAGGAAAAAGATGTTCCGAACTCTTTTAAAGAGGATGAAGACCTTAGTCTGTTTGGGGGAAAAGATATTCAGAGAACTAGTTCTTCTAAGGAGGATGagagttttggtttctttgaggGTAAGGATGCTCAGAGAACTAGTTCGTCTAAGGAGGATGagagttttggtttctttgaggGTAAGGATGCTCAGAGAACTAGTTCGTCTAAGGAGGATGagagttttggtttctttgacgGTAAAGATGCTCAGAGAAGTAGTCATTCTAAAGAAGGTGAAAATCTTGGTTTCTTTGAGGGAAAATATGCTCACAAAACTAGTTCTTCTAAAGATGATGAGagttttggattgtttgaagGTAAAGATGCTCAGAGAAATAGTTGTTCTGAAGAGgatgaaaattttggtttgtttgaggGTGCAACATCATCAAATGCTGACATTAAGTCTTTTGATGACAAGATTGTTGCCTCGTCTTCTGATTGGGAATCTGACTTTCAATCTGCTGATCGTAATCCTTCTCAGAAAAAGATTGGTGGTGACCACTTTGTAAGTTCTCCGGTTGATCTGGCTGCTCATATGGATTCTGTCTTTGGTTCCGGAAAAGATTTACTCTATGCAAAACCGGCAGATTCTTCAACTGCTTATGTCTACAAAGCTGGTGATTGGTTGCAAAATGATTTATTTGGTAATGTCACTGGTGAAAACCAACACAACGACTCAGCTGTCCATGATAAGAATGAGGGACAGGTTGTGGGCGGTAATGGAAGTTCATCCATGGATATGGATATTGATTGGATTGGAGATGATCTATGGCAAACCAGTGAAAAGAAATCCATTGAGAAGACCCCTACATATGTcaaggatgatgaagatgactGGAGTGATTTTGCAAGCTCAGCTAATTCCAAGACTCCTCCGGAAATGAACTTGTTTGGGGCAAATAACAATCGCAGAGACCTTGATTTTGACAGCATCACACGTTCTGATTTATTTTCTGAAAGTATTGGCGGCAAAACTGACTGA
- the LOC104754654 gene encoding mitogen-activated protein kinase kinase kinase ANP1-like has protein sequence MNWTRGKIIGRGSTATVSAATLQESGETIAVKSADFHRSEFLQREAKILSSLNSPHVIGYRGCQITTESFNNYNGEATTYNLLMEYAPYGTLADVASKNGGSIEEARLVKYTRQILLGLEYIHNSMGIAHCDIKGSNVLVGENGEAKIADFGCAKRVEPEITEPVRGTPAFMAPEVARGERQGKESDVWAVGCTVIEMVTGSTPWSGADSNDPVSVLYRVGYLGESPELPCSLTEQAKDFLGKCLKKDAKERWTASQLLNHPFLITKPDNEPELVTGLVTNSPTSVTDQMFWRSVEEDRPSWWECHEDERIGVLSWTGQFVVESTWDTDGADWITVRTE, from the coding sequence ATGAATTGGACTAGAGGAAAAATTATAGGCCGTGGTTCAACAGCCACCGTTTCAGCCGCCACCTTGCAAGAATCCGGCGAAACAATCGCCGTGAAATCCGCCGACTTCCACCGGTCGGAGTTCTTGCAAAGAGAAGCCAagattctctcttctttgaatTCTCCACACGTCATCGGATACAGAGGATGCCAAATTACGACAGAGTCCTTCAACAACTACAACGGAGAAGCTACGACTTATAATCTCCTCATGGAGTACGCACCGTACGGGACGTTGGCCGACGTTGCTTCCAAGAACGGCGGCTCCATCGAGGAGGCTCGCCTCGTGAAGTACACGCGCCAGATACTTCTTGGATTGGAGTATATTCACAACTCCATGGGAATTGCGCATTGCGACATTAAGGGAAGCAACGTGTTGGTCGGAGAGAACGGAGAAGCCAAGATCGCTGATTTCGGGTGTGCAAAACGTGTtgaaccggaaataaccgaaccgGTTAGAGGAACTCCGGCGTTTATGGCTCCGGAAGTGGCCCGTGGAGAGAGACAAGGGAAAGAGAGTGATGTATGGGCGGTGGGGTGTACGGTGATAGAGATGGTTACCGGGTCTACGCCGTGGAGTGGAGCGGATTCGAACGACCCGGTTTCGGTTCTTTACAGGGTCGGGTATTTAGGTGAGTCACCTGAGCTGCCTTGCTCGCTTACGGAACAAGCAAAGGATTTTTTAGGAAAGTGTTTGAAAAAAGATGCGAAGGAGAGATGGACAGCGAGTCAACTGTTAAACCATCCGTTCTTGATAACTAAACCGGATAATGAACCGGAATTGGTAACCGGTTTGGTTACGAACTCACCGACAAGTGTGACGGATCAGATGTTCTGGAGGTCAGTGGAAGAGGACCGTCCAAGCTGGTGGGAATGTCACGAGGATGAGAGAATTGGAGTGCTAAGCTGGACTGGTCAGTTTGTGGTGGAGTCCACATGGGACACGGACGGTGCGGATTGGATCACGGTCCGAACGGAATAA